Proteins encoded together in one Synechococcus sp. A15-62 window:
- a CDS encoding phosphotransferase: protein MPALALEPEFRSDQQITAYFLAYLQSEFSDRVAYEVEPSRLTGGADARLYRYKLIDQEPRVLRILRPAREVAELLHHQVVHQILNQQGLNAPMIHRVCADKSVLGGVFAVMELVPGQTVFELAPELHAKAVGESMATMHGLDVRPIVESFRRAGVPDERFLDPFVHQKALGFFEEKTPWAADLMAWLRDHLPLDGENLAVIHGDYHGGNLMFENSSVSGVLDWSFCISDPAVDLAHTMNDYLVFIPQIGWGMSSHLWEQIMDGALQAYQAIRPLNYEHIKACRVFHLFWALTAGLAGGGIEFMRKPESQRDYLSFIEQSTGIRLSTSA from the coding sequence ATGCCAGCGCTAGCCCTTGAACCTGAATTCAGATCTGATCAGCAGATCACTGCCTATTTTTTGGCCTATCTGCAATCGGAATTCTCAGATCGTGTCGCCTATGAGGTTGAACCATCACGGCTGACCGGTGGTGCTGATGCCCGGCTGTATCGCTACAAGCTGATTGACCAGGAGCCAAGGGTTCTTCGCATTCTGCGTCCAGCGCGTGAGGTGGCGGAGCTTTTGCATCATCAGGTTGTGCATCAGATCCTGAATCAGCAGGGCCTCAATGCCCCCATGATTCATCGCGTTTGTGCAGACAAATCAGTCTTAGGAGGTGTTTTTGCGGTGATGGAGCTGGTGCCCGGTCAAACGGTGTTTGAGCTGGCTCCAGAGCTTCATGCCAAGGCCGTGGGTGAGTCGATGGCCACCATGCATGGGCTGGATGTGAGGCCCATTGTTGAGTCGTTCAGGCGGGCTGGTGTTCCGGATGAGCGATTTTTGGACCCTTTTGTTCATCAAAAGGCACTGGGATTTTTTGAAGAGAAGACTCCCTGGGCTGCTGATCTGATGGCTTGGCTGCGGGATCATTTGCCCCTTGATGGTGAGAATCTTGCTGTGATTCATGGTGACTATCACGGCGGTAATCTGATGTTTGAAAATAGTTCTGTATCCGGGGTTCTGGACTGGTCATTTTGTATTTCTGACCCCGCGGTTGATCTTGCTCACACAATGAATGATTATCTGGTTTTTATTCCCCAGATTGGATGGGGGATGTCATCTCATTTGTGGGAACAGATCATGGACGGGGCTCTTCAGGCTTATCAAGCCATCAGGCCTTTGAATTACGAGCACATCAAGGCCTGTCGAGTTTTTCATCTTTTTTGGGCGTTAACTGCCGGTCTTGCTGGTGGTGGCATCGAATTCATGCGAAAGCCTGAATCGCAGCGCGACTATTTGAGCTTCATTGAGCAATCAACTGGCATCAGGCTTTCGACCTCAGCCTGA